From a region of the Drosophila virilis strain 15010-1051.87 chromosome 3, Dvir_AGI_RSII-ME, whole genome shotgun sequence genome:
- the Jon65Aiv gene encoding serine protease 1: MKFLIVLALAVAVTAFPESELVHRSRVMPVVSDEIEGRITNGNKASVGQFPYQVGLSLKVSALSSAWCGGSLISSTWVLTAAHCTDGIQSVTVYLGATVRTSPEVSHTVASSNIIIHSGWNSNTLKNDISLIKIPAVAFSSKIQVAKLPAIASSYSTYAGSTVVASGWGRTSDSASSVASDLMYVDLTVITNSVCASTYGSSIVTSSNICVSTPNGKSTCNGDSGGPLVLKDNSVQVGLTSFGAAAGCEKGYPAAFTRVTSYLDWIKSNTGVSY, translated from the exons ATGAAGTTCCTGATCGTTCTTGCTTTGGCCGTGGCCGTTACGGCTTTCCCCGAAAGCGAGCTGGTGCACCGCAGCCGTGTGATGCCCGTCGTGTCGGACGAGATTGAGGGTCGCATCACCAATGGCAACAAGGCCTCCGTTGGCCAGTTCCCCTACCAGGTGGGTCTATCCCTCAAGGTTAGCGCTCTGTCCTCTGCCTGGTGCGGCGGCTCCCTGATCAGCAGCACCTGGGTGCTCACCGCTGCTCACTGTACCGATGG TATTCAGTCTGTGACCGTCTATTTGGGCGCCACCGTGCGCACCTCACCCGAGGTTAGCCACACCGTTGCCAGCTCCAACATCATCATCCACTCCGGCTGGAACAGCAACACCCTGAAGAACGACATCTCTCTGATCAAGATCCCAGCTGTCGCCTTCTCCAGCAAGATCCAGGTCGCCAAGCTGCCCGCCATCGCTAGCTCCTACTCGACTTATGCCGGTTCGACCGTCGTTGCCTCCGGCTGGGGCCGCACCAGCGACTCCGCCAGCTCCGTTGCTTCCGATCTGATGTATGTCGATCTGACCGTCATCACCAACAGCGTCTGCGCTTCGACCTACGGCTCAAGCATTGTCACCTCCAGCAACATTTGCGTGTCCACCCCCAACGGCAAGTCCACTTGCAACGGTGACTCCGGCGGCCCATTGGTGCTGAAGGACAACAGTGTCCAGGTTGGTCTGACCTCATTCGGTGCTGCCGCTGGCTGCGAGAAGGGCTACCCAGCTGCCTTCACACGTGTGACCAGCTACTTGGACTGGATCAAGTCCAACACTGGCGTCTCCTACTAA